The Panicum virgatum strain AP13 chromosome 6K, P.virgatum_v5, whole genome shotgun sequence nucleotide sequence CTAGGCCAAAGTATTTCCTTGCTTCACTCGAAACATTGATGGAACTGCCTAATGAGATATATCAGTTATAGGATTGCTGTACTCACCCTTTCTATTATAATGTAAATCCTACCAGCAAGATTGTATTTAGTTCCTGctcatttttttcttcctttctttttttgccCACCACTTCATTCATTCTTATTTACTTCAGTTAGCATAATCTGTACCTCCATGATGCACTACGATACGAGTAGTGTTTTCAGATATGTATATTGTACCAAAACAATAGCCGATTGCAAGCTGACAGTTATGAAACTACTCTTGTAGTGTTCAGGTTTTGCAGCATCTCACCTTAGACTAGGAGAAGAACCCTTTTTTAGGAAATTTTTTCCCCCTGATTCTATTACCAATTCATCTCTAACCGTGTGCCACCTATACGACGGCTTATGCTTCTATGATTTACTTTCTGGTTTAATCAATTCTGATGTATTATTTAATATAAAACAGTATAGAAAATACATATACCATTTCTTCCTGAAAACAATTACTGCTTTCATCTGACATTTATTTGATGGATCTATTGCTTCTTGCAATTTTTACTACCTCCACAACTGTATGAGTTATGTACTCTAAATTTTGTACATATGTATgcaacttttatattaatttacACCTTGATTGATTGATTTGGTTTTTGCAGGTTGCGTGGCTTATCTTGAAGAATTTAGTCCATTAAACTACATATACAAGGTATGTTGCCAATCGACAGAATTCTTACATACCTCTGCTGCTCTTACGATCTTTATAGTCCAGTGTTTTAAAGTCAATGGGCATCAGAAGGGACTCTTTCAAGGTAAGTTTAGGCTCAGCTAATTTAAGTGCTCTTCGATAAAGATTCTTTACAGCTCTCAAGCTTTTCATGGCACCTCGGCAATAGTGATATCAAATGTTCTGAAAAATGTGTTTACCTAGAAGAGTAAATTCACCAGTCTTGACTCATGTGCTACAAAGTTTCAGCTATTTCTGTTAACCTTCAGAGAATAGTAAGTAGGTTCATCGATTGATTAGGTATGTAAATTTCTCACATGTACGAACAATGCTCACAGCTTGTTTGGTCAATTGACCAAGAAAGCTGCCATTTATTTCAAAATAGAGCAAAGGCTGCGTCATCTTCATAATATAATACttattctttcaaaaatttatgTTCACTCAGTTATTCTGATTTCCAAAGTGAAATAAGTGCAGCACCTCATATTTCCACTCTAGTGTGTGCAGGTCAGCTGGTACATGTGTTCAGACACAAGCATGGATTATCTCCAATAAAGAGGTCAATCCTCTCTGTATGAAATTATTGTACAACAAAATATCCTTGAATTATTAATATGGTTTCCTTATTGTTATTACAAATCACCAAAGTCAATTGGGTTTGATATATATGTCATTTTTCCCCTATACAAATGCAGAGGTTGCCATTTGAAAAGGATCTACATCACTACATGGTGGTGCAAGAAGTGATCCTGTCCAGTCCAGCAATGAGAAGGTGAAAGTGTCAAcctgtgtaatttttttttttaaaaaaaagactcGATCAAGGGGAGAGACATCCCCTTGACATAGCCCTTAAGGTAGGGACCCCCCCTAACCTCAATAGCTGACAGGAACCTCACGCGCACAGGCTTCGTGGCGGTCGCGGACTCATCTGCGCGGTTACTATATTTTTGGAGGGGGGCAACAACAACCATGCAGCTCGCAGGCTCCGAGCCTGGGCGGGAAGGCGCCGCAGCGGGC carries:
- the LOC120712851 gene encoding uncharacterized protein LOC120712851 gives rise to the protein MARVYGPPNLLLEMKLLGQGCVAYLEEFSPLNYIYKVCCQSTEFLHTSAALTIFIVQCFKVNGHQKGLFQVCAGQLVHVFRHKHGLSPIKRGCHLKRIYITTWWCKK